ttctcatttttctcgcttggagggaccattaagaaacatgatccctgctgctaccgggttaattgacACCTTCAACactctgtttctctttgtttgtAATGATATGGAGTAAGGATACCAAGAAAAGACTAAATGGAAGTGAGGTATGGATGTTTGTGtaataaaataaaagtgaaaaacagTTTAAAAGCTGCCATTAGTTTTTGGGTGGATGATAACTGATATTTTTTAGTGAATGAGAGCTGGAATATGTCCGTGAGAGTAGTGATCATTGCAACTTGTGAcagagggcaagggagggaaggggtggggcgTAACGGACTAACAGCTGGGTGGCGACAACTACAGCATCTCCCATCCTTACTGAAACCCTCTCCCTTGAGTCACCCCTTTAGCTGCTGAAAGAAAACTGATAAGAATATTGACCATTGCAACTTGTGACAGAGGGCAAGggagtgatttatttatttatttatttatttattacatcagacacggctcaagggcaacaaaaagagtacagaagaaaaaaaaagccgctattcaccgctcctataaaagataaaagagtagccaaaacagaggtcaatttcgggtggggcGTAAACGGACTAACAGCTGGGTGGCGTTGACTACAGCATCTCCCATCCTTACTGAAACCCTCTCCCTTGAGTCACCCCTTTAGCTGCTGAAAGAAAAATTGATAAGCACAAAGTGACTAACGCAGTGGTGAGTCAGATTGCATGCAGCAGCCGGCGTCAGTGTGGGGTGGTGACTGGCGCCCTGACACTCACGGCCAGCACGACCAAGGGGGCAAAACAATAGACCCGGCAGTGCTAGATAAGTAAGGAGCCTGCTACCTGTTGCCTCGTCAGTGCTTGCCATGCTTCAGAAGATGAGACTGTGGGAATGCTCTGATTGGGTGCTATTCTGGTCTTTTAAAATTTCCATACAGGGCGTTGGTGATGAAATAAACTAATGCCCTGTTATGTTTTGGATGGGTGCTATTCTGGTCTTTTAAAATTTCCATACAGGGCGTTGGTGATGAAATAAACTAATGCCCTGTTATGTTTTGGATGGGTGCTATTCTGGTCTTTTAAAATTTCCACACACGGGGTTGGTGATGGAATACACTCTTTGAAAGCGATATTCTCTTAAAATTGACTGTGGAATGCCTATGATGGGTGATATTTTAGTCTTTTTAATATTTCCACAGGTAGTTGATGGATTAAACTCCTCCAAAACAGTAATATTCAGAAACTATAACTATGACTTTGAAAACAGTACTAGATGGAATACTCTTTGAAGCATTAGATTCCTCTCAACAAAATAAACTCTGAAAACACTAAATTCCCCTTACATAACACTCTATGGCACTCAATTCTTGGAGCcacaactgcagggtcatatggcggACACTCTATGGCGCTGTGTAATAAGCATGAATGAGGCAGAGGCAGCAGGGTAGATGTAATATAGTCCACCCTTACAACATTAGTATTACTGCTGTTACCACTCTGCCATCGGAAACTGTATTATAAGCACTGTGTTAGGAGGCAGAGGCAGCAGGGTAGATGTAATATAGTCCACCCTTACAACATTAGTATTACTGCTGTTACTGCTCTGCCATCGGAAACTGTATTATAAGCACTGTGTTAGGAGGCAGAGGCAGCAGAAAGGGGTATGTGTGGACAGGTAGGAGTCTTATGCCCCTATACAACTAGTCCTCAGTATCACTTTCATAGGCACTGTGTACAAGGAGGCAAAGTGTCAGTCCTTCCACTCCTAGTGTTACGGGACCATTGGACATTTGGACATGGCTTAAATTATGTCATTATACAACCAGTCATTCCTGTTATCACTGTCCTTGGTATCACTGTTGTAAGCACTGAGTATGGAGAAGCAGAGTCACCCCTTCCATTCCTAGTGTTACACCTAAGCTTATTATGTCATACAATACAACATACATATTATCACTGTCCTTGGTATCACTGTTGCTTCCATTCCTAGTGTTACAGGACCATTGAAAATTTGGACACGGCTTAAATTATGTCATTATACAACCAGTCATTCCTGTTATCACTGTCCTTGGTATCACTGTTGTAAGCACTGAGTATGGAGAAGCAGAGTCACCCCTTCCATTCCTAGTGTTACGGGACCATTGGACATTTGGACATGGCTTAAATTATGTCATTATACAACCAGTCATTCCTGTTATCACTGTCCTTGGTATCACTGTTGTAAGCACTGTGTATAGGGAGGCGGTCACCCCTTCCATTCCTAGTGTTACGTACCCTTGAACACTTTGACATTGCATATATGAGAAAGGGGttaagaaaagcaggaggaagaaaatttaaGACAGAGAAAGTTAGACAATTGTAAAGAAAAGTTAGATTAAGAAAGAGATTAAAAAGTAAGAGACCACAAAGAAAGTTAACGACAAatggaaagaaagtgagatagagaaagaggttaAGAAAAGCAGGAGAAAGAAATTTGAAGACAGAGAAAGTTAGACAATTGTAAAGAAagttagattaaaaaaaaagaattagaaaaaacaggaagaaccaCAGAGAAAGAATatttaaaacaacaaaaaaagtttgAATACAAAACATTAACAAAACCCCAATTAACACAGTCCCCAAAACATGACCTCGACACCACATGAATCAAGGTTGCACGAGGTCACCGACAGGGCTTACCTTGTCGACGTTGGCGCGCGTCTTGGCTGAGGTCTCGACGTACGGCACACCCCACTGGTTGGCGCGTGCTTTAGCCTCATCCTCTGACACTTTCCGGCGCTCCGTGAGGTCAGCCTTGTTCCCCACCAGCAGGAAGGGGATGTGCTCGTCGTTTTTCACGCGTAGGATCTGCTCCCTGGAAGACGACGTAAGTGGTGATGAGggtttgtttttatttcgtttttcctttttttatctggtAACGACTACTGCTTACCAATATGTACTATACAGGAGTGATGCATGCCTAAGTATATGATAACATGAAATAACAAGCTTTTTGTGGCTTGCATtttcgtttttgttattttttgcccTCAActcagtagcagcgacgggccaaatttgtggctttaccgtgtagcagtgatgggccaaatttgtggctttaccgtgtagcagtgatgggccaaatttgtgccatgatataaacccctcaaaatagatgatacataatctgattacaaatgctctgatatatattatgaaatggtttgtgtgaggggtgatttttctcatttttctcgcttggagggaccattaaaaaacatgatccccgcagctactggctTAAGCTTAACTGTAAAAAAGCTCCCCTACTAAGTAAACTGTCCCTCTAGATCCTACTAAGTAAACTGTCCCTCTAGATCCTACTAAGTAAACTGACTCACCTGAACTCCTGTGTGGCTTGGAAAGAGTCGTCCTCAGTGATGGAGAACACACACAGGAACCCTTCACCTGACCTGCAAGGGACAAGCAAACAAACCTTataaaaaaccaaaaaaataccTCATAAATTAACTTCCTCTACATTTTTAAACACCataacagacaaagaaacagCACAGCCCGTCCTTATAAATAACATAAACATACCTCATAAATTAACTACCTCTACATTTTTCAATACCATAACATACAAAGACACATCACAGCCCGTCCTTGCCCACGCCTCAAGTAGTGTATATGACTCTCCCTAAATTGGCTGCTATAACTcaagggggtgaaggaaaggctGAAACTAGACATAAGaagacaggttaggttagatttatgtATATTAACCGTGTGTGACTCTCCCTGGATTGGCTGTTATAACTCAAGGAGGTGAAGGATAGGCTGAAAACTCCACATAAGaagacaggttaggttagatttatgaATATTAACAGTATGTGACTCTCCCTAGATCGGCTGTTATAACTCAAGGAGAAGAAAAGGCTTAAGACTCCACACAAGGACAGGTTATGAGGTGCAGGAGTCACAGGAACAAATACCCATAGTCAGGGAGTTAATTGACACTAGTTCCTGCCCCGCACCTGAAGTAGTTGTCCCTGATGGCTGCGTAGTCCTCCTGTCCGGCCGTGTCCAGGATGTCTATCTGCACCTCCTCGCCGTCCAGCACCACCTTCTTGCGGTAGCTGTCGGCCTTGGTGGGCTCGTAGTCCTCGACAAACTGGGGAGCAGAAATTACTTGGCAACAGTTGGGAAAACATCGACCGGCCAGCCAGTGTTAACTAATCAGCCAAACCAGTCAGCGGTTCTTACGTGaaaagttttcctctctctctctctctctctctctctctgttacattaTAAAAATCTTGAGGATAATCACTGAACATTTTGGCCACacatttatacttttttatataggagcagtgattagtttATTCCTTTcctgcaaaaaataataaaatgaataaataaattgcACCACCCACCTCATCGTACATTAAGCTTCTTTGTTTACTGtacaaaaatactaataaataaataaataaataattgctcCACCCACCTCATCATACATGAACTGCAGCGTGAGGGCGGACTTCCCCACGCCGCCTGAGCCCACCATGATGACCTTGTGCAGGGCGGGGGCCGGCGGGTTCTTCTTGGCGCTGGACATGGCGGAGTTCttcgtggtggcggcggtggaggcggggGCGGCCGGCGGGGCGACGCGCGAGGCGAGGCGAGCGACGAAGCGACGGACGCGTGACACCGGCTGCTGTATGGCGGCGACGAGGCCTCTCCACGCTTCCTTGCGCGACGACGTGCGGGGCGGGGCCAGGGGGCGGGGCTCGGCGGGGTAGTACACGCCGGGGGTGCGTCCGTCGCGGCTGTAGCTGCAGCTGATCCCGCGCTGATCGGTGTCCTCGATGGTGATGCGAGACCCACTGAGGAGAGACGTGGAttaatagggaaagaggaagccaAGAatcatgataaaaataatgagtgaggagcaccgttgccagattatcgtactcaatctcgtatttaccggttcctGAGCCAGAGTAGCTATTGCCAAaacaccgataattaaccatttcaacgatagcTATATAagaaggcagttttggggtcggaaatcggaaaacacaggaggctgagtacgacaatctggcatcgttggactgaggagaaaagatgaggattAATAACGAAAATAAACGGACAAAGATtaataatagaggaaaaaggaattaaggaggaagagaaaggaaagaacagaggaggggagagagatgaaaaagaaaagaggagagggaaaagatgaaaggaagaggaaaaggaagagaggaaattggacacgagaaagaggaaagaggaagagaaaggagagggaggagaaggaaagaggcaagaggggagggaaggagaaaggggagagaagtaaagggagagaaaaaagatgaaaagaaaggagaaaggggagaagaaaagggagaaaaaaaaagattggaggtaaaaaaaaaaaaaaaatcacggacACCTGCCTATCTCAGTCCTATTAGCGGCTCTCCAGCACGCCTCACCTGTCCAAACACCTGTGCAAACAcctgcctcagcctcaacacggaaggaaggaaggaacacacacacacacacacacacacacacacacacacacacacacacacacacacacacaacgttttttcattcttccttcattattttctacgttttttcttccccccccccctctctctctctctctctctctctctctctctctatcctttcttttctctctctgtctctctttctcacatattcttcttcttcttcttcatttaggaggaggaagaagaggaggaggaggaggaggaggaggaaagggtgtgacaatggagggagagagagaaatggagagaaaaatgggggggagggggagagagatatcAGGTATGAATACAAAAGGGTGGAGGAGATTGTGAAATACAGTAGTgagtaatagaggaggaggaggaggaggaggaatacataggaatacataggaagaacagacaccagaagacctatcggtctatggcgaggatgtctgtttactaccgctactactagtaatctacgtgtggtaggacagggcagaatagatgaaggctcctccccacccacctctccctccggcaacgtgccggcaggaaatagttagaagagaacaccatgtacctttaaggaagaaagggacatggaaattttacagtagagagagaaataagaggatattactacccttaacttacactactggtaacccaaGCTGTGGGGGagaatgacttcattacataagaacataagaacatagaaacacagggagactggaagaggcccgagtggcctacacagggcagccccagaatcccccctaatactcacgatgggtgaggtgtagtttcaggggcacaggtggaggcttgatcctcgttttaccggcggtactatgcacgcaccaatgccctgtcaccttactgcacccacacctcactccacctgtcatgcggacattaactgttgctttactctattgttaacttacgctacttggaatctaggttgtgggggagaataatatggatttaggttgaggtcttgctgcaatctgtctgaaaacatgcgaggaagggtcagtataatcttatatccctgaagtacttatccaatgaagacttgaagctattgataatctgtgcgctaactactgacggtgggagtctattccagtgatcgacgactctattactgaaaaaaacttctgcgcaccaatgtgttacatcggtttccctttaacttcataccgctgctgcgtgttattgtgctgatgtctctctgaaatagactagctgggttaatgttgtcgaatccattaaggattttgaacacttcaattaagtcccctcttatatttcgcttttttagggaaagcatatctaaacgctttaaacgctcctcatatggcaagtttcggagcgctggaatttgtttggttgctcgtcgctgtatcttttcttgcaaaacttgatctttgatatagttcggtgaccagaactgaacggcgtattctaggtgtggtcttacaaatgctaaatataatctcttcacaagttcgggtgatttataatcaaaggaggaggaggaggaggaggaggaggagaacaagaacaagagggaaaggagaaggtgtgtgtattagtagtaagaggaggagaagaagaagaagaagaagaagaagaagaagaggaggaggaggagaggaagtgaggtacgtaaggaaaggaggaagtggagaaaaagaacagaggcagtatcggaggaggaggagaggagaggagaggaggaggaggaggaggaagaggaggaggaggaggtaacaatgCATGGCGGATGTCAGTGAGGCCCCGCAAGTCTTCCAAGGTTCCTCTGGTGGTGacgaagacccccccccccctctctctctctctctctctctctctctctctctctctctctctctgattcttcttcttatgatcttttctttcatctcctttttcttctcttctttcttcctcctcctcctcccttcccttccctccatttcctcctcctcccttccttctctccctttctacagCTTcgagtttttcttccctttctttatctcctttcctctccttcatcttcttcctcctcctcctcctcctctgtttcctataTAATCTGACCTCTTTTTCCTATccatatcttttccttccctttccttctctttttaccttcctctttattctctctcttcctcctgttattagctcccttctcctcctcctcctcttcttcttcctcctcctcctcctcctcctcattacttcCCTATCACCATAACATCACTCAAAATTATCTCGAAATGATTCAAACTcacgactttctctctctctctctctctctctctctctctctctctctctctctctctctctctctctctctctctctctctctatttatctgtgtgtgtgtgtgtgtgtgtgtgtgtgtgtgtgtgtgtgtgtgtgtgtgtgtgtgtgtaactttccCTGCTACGCCTCGCTCTGCTAAACACTCCCGCTTtcccacacgcacacaaaaacgcacatgacctccacacacacacacacacacacacacaatcagttaTCGGTTTATATAtagtgacattctctctctctctctctctctctctctctctctctctctctctctctctctctctctctctctctctctctctctctctcataattcatcattttttttttactttctctttttttttaacttctcttaTGAATGGAATAATCAATGTTAATGGTGAGAGAAATTCGGGgaagcgtgcgtgcgtgtgtgtgtgtgtgtgtgtgtgtgtgtgtgtgtgtgtgtgtgtgtgtgtgtgtgattacagctctctctctctctctctctctctctctctctctctctctctctctctctctctctctctctctcatatatattgatcaatctgtctatctatctgtctgtcaggcGTGAATTCCATTTCTTGCTtcagggatagaggaggaggaggaggaggaggaaggaggggagttgCACAAAACCACATGAATAAAgtaacagtggaggaggaggaggaggaggaggaggaggaaggaatgtctTGCCTCCCCACAAaatgttctccttcccttcccctcccctcctcctcttcctcctcctccctggaaATTATTATAAGTTCCGCGCTGGCGAGCCCTGTAACGCACTTCATGTATGtaggttacgtgtgtgtgtgtgtgtgtgtgtgtgtgtgtgtgtgtgtgtgtgtgtgtgtgtgtgtgtgtgtgtgtgtgtagatgatgATAGCTTTAGAAACAGTCACGAAACTCATAACCtcggtggtcgtgtgtgtgtgcgtgtgtgtgtgtgtgtgtggacaaacAGGTGCGTGTcgtgagtaagggagaggaacaagagtgagtgagtgagtgacgagagagagagagcaaggaactatgagtgagagagtgaaagagagagagaaagatagagagagtagGAGCGCGCGTGGGTGTGAGTCAGAAGTCAAGACCTATTGTGGTGAGTCagtctggaaggaggaggaggaggaggaggaggacttcacTGATACAACCCAACGTGACTCGCGTGGCAATGACAGGGCAGACTGGTTAGtagactggaagaggaggaggaggaagaggaggaggaggaggaggagggtcaagagTTACATAGTGATAggattcccctccctctctctgcttcctctttccctcttccctatccactcctttttatctcctcctcctcctcctgatcctcaaTACAGAAAGTCAGGTAGAAGGCATGCTTGGaaggacagagatagatagataaacagagagagagacctgccCTTTAATAGCTTCTACAAACACAAGCATAGCAGGTCTAGCAGCTTTAAATTTGTGCGAACTTGTGATttctgttttattcttgttttccagCGTACAGAACCGCAATGTTAAGCGAATAGCGGTGATtgtactgttctctctctctttgttatctaccggcatatgaccacagatgttgcgccgactaaacgaaactttcctttttttctctgttaaCTAGACACCGCTGGGAAAAATTGTGGTGCGAACTTGTgtgttttttaattttcttcttgtgttttctAGTGTACAGCAGAACCGCAATGTTAAGCGACAAGCGGCGACTCTCTCTTTGTTATctaccggcatatgaccacagatgttgcgccgactaaacgaaactttccttttttctttgttaacTAGACACCGCTGGGAAAAATTGTGGTGCGAACTTCTCTGTGTTTTTCAGTTTTCTGCTTGTGTTTTCTAGTGTACAGCAGAACCGCAATGTTAAGCGACTAGCGGCGACTCTCTCTTTGTTATctaccggcatatgaccacagatgttgcgccgactaaacgaaactttccttttttctttgttaacTAGACACCGCTGGGAAAAATTGTGGTGCGAACTTGTgtgttttttaattttcttcttgtgttttctAGTGTACAGCAGAACCGCAATGTTAAGCGACTAGCGGCGACTCTCTCTTTGTTATctaccggcatatgaccacagatgttgcgccgactaaacgaaactttccttttttctttgttaacTAGACACCGCTGGGAAAAATTGTGGTGCGAACTTGTgtgttttttaattttcttcttgtgttttctAGTGTACAGCAGAACCGCAATGTTAAGCGACTAGCGGCGACTCTCTCTTTGTTATctaccggcatatgaccacagatgttgcgctgactaaacgaaactttccttttttctttgttaacTAGACACCGTTGGGAAAAATAGTGGTGCGAACTTCTCTGTGTTTTTCAGTTTTCTGCTTGTGTTTTCTAGTGTATAGCAGAACCGCAATGTTAAGCGACTAGCGGCGACTCTCTCTTTGTTATctaccggcatatgaccacagatgttgcgccgactaaacgaaactttccttttttctttgttaacTAGACACCGCTGGGAAAAATTGTGGTGCGAACTTCTCTGTGTTTTTCAGTTTTCTGCTTGTGTTTTCTAGTATTCAGCAGAACCGCAATGTTAAGCGACTAGGTGActctactgttctctctctctctctctctctctctctctctctctctctctctctctctctctctctctctctctgttatctagACACCGCTGGGAAAATTAGTGATGTTACGGATGCTGGTGACtctaagaggggagagagagagagagagagagagagagagagagagagagagagagagagagagagagagtggaggggaaaaatATGACCAGGGAGTggaagaacgaaagggaaagagcaatgagagaagagatggagaacaGAGAGCGATAGGAAgtggaagaaatagaaaggagacggatggaagaaagagtggaggaaaaagcgatgacgagagagtggaagaacgataaggaaaagagagtaatgagagaggagtggaagagaggagagatggagaacatGGAGTGATAGGAAgtggaagaaatagaaggaggttgATGGaacaaagtggaagagaaaaggaaagatggagagatggaataaCGAGACcaatgagaggagagagacagaggaggagaaaaacggagACGAGAGAATAGAGGAGACGGAGAACACAGCGCAATGAGAACAAAAATTGGAGGAGAAAACACagacgaggaagagaatggaagagaaatgagacagaaaaagagataggagagaaatggaagagatggggagagtgtggaagagaataaaagagaatgggagaaatggagataagagatgctgggagggagatgagggacagagatgggagacgaagggaggagaaggatgctggagagacgaagaggaggagtaggatgagagagagagagagagagagagagagagagagagagagagagagaaccaatcaTTTCCAGCAGtttcacacctacacacacacacacacacacacacacacacacacacacacacacacacacatctgacaggTATCTTTTTATGGGACAGGAATTGACAAGCTGCTGTTCAGATTGGTCCACTCAGGTATGTTTGGTCTATATATCGATGTCcaaccc
The window above is part of the Eriocheir sinensis breed Jianghai 21 chromosome 44, ASM2467909v1, whole genome shotgun sequence genome. Proteins encoded here:
- the LOC126980567 gene encoding ras-related protein Ral-a-like isoform X2, which codes for MSGSRITIEDTDQRGISCSYSRDGRTPGVYYPAEPRPLAPPRTSSRKEAWRGLVAAIQQPVSRVRRFVARLASRVAPPAAPASTAATTKNSAMSSAKKNPPAPALHKVIMVGSGGVGKSALTLQFMYDEFVEDYEPTKADSYRKKVVLDGEEVQIDILDTAGQEDYAAIRDNYFRSGEGFLCVFSITEDDSFQATQEFREQILRVKNDEHIPFLLVGNKADLTERRKVSEDEAKARANQWGVPYVETSAKTRANVDKAFYDLTRLISASKQQADSPAVPASKPTKCCCIS
- the LOC126980567 gene encoding ras-related protein Ral-a-like isoform X1 encodes the protein MSGSRITIEDTDQRGISCSYSRDGRTPGVYYPAEPRPLAPPRTSSRKEAWRGLVAAIQQPVSRVRRFVARLASRVAPPAAPASTAATTKNSAMSSAKKNPPAPALHKVIMVGSGGVGKSALTLQFMYDEFVEDYEPTKADSYRKKVVLDGEEVQIDILDTAGQEDYAAIRDNYFRSGEGFLCVFSITEDDSFQATQEFREQILRVKNDEHIPFLLVGNKADLTERRKVSEDEAKARANQWGVPYVETSAKTRANVDKVFFDLMREIRSRKLEDTKNTNGKGKDPGKRKKHKCCIL